ACGAGCACACCGGAGCCGTCCCCCTCCGGCGGGCCGGGCGACTGAATGCCGGCAGCCGTCCGCATACAGTTCGGTCCCGCACTCGCTGAACGCGCCGCGCCTGCCGTTCCCGATGCAGCGGCGCGACGGCTCATGGTACGTGCGGCGCGCGCGGTCCTGCGCCACGAGAAAGTCGCGAGCGCGGAGCTGTCGATCACATTGCTGGACGACGCGGAGATTGCGCAGATGAACGGCGAGTTCCTCGCGCATGAAGGTGTCACCGACGTGATCTCCTTCGCGCTCTATGAAGCCGGTGAAGACCCCGTCGGCGACATCTACATCGGTCTCGAGCAGGCGCTTCGGCAGGCGGCGGCGAACGACGTGGATCCGATCGAGGAGCTGGCTCGCCTGACCGTCCATGGCACACTCCACGTGCTGGGCCACGACCATCCGGACGGGAAGGACCGCCTGCAGTCGGAGATGTGGCGGATCCAGGAATCGATCGTTGCGCAGGTGCTCGCATGAAGCGCGGCTCGATTCGCAGGCACCTGATCGCCGGACTCATCGTCATTGCGCCGATCACGGCGACGGCCGTCGTGCTGTGGTGGATCTTCCAGGT
This genomic window from Longimicrobiales bacterium contains:
- the ybeY gene encoding rRNA maturation RNase YbeY — translated: MPAAVRIQFGPALAERAAPAVPDAAARRLMVRAARAVLRHEKVASAELSITLLDDAEIAQMNGEFLAHEGVTDVISFALYEAGEDPVGDIYIGLEQALRQAAANDVDPIEELARLTVHGTLHVLGHDHPDGKDRLQSEMWRIQESIVAQVLA